In the Pseudomonas orientalis genome, one interval contains:
- the phnX gene encoding phosphonoacetaldehyde hydrolase: MNYQNPTTLQAVILDWAGTVVDFGSFAPTQIFVEAFAEFGVQVSIEEARGPMGMGKWDHIRTLCDQPQVAERYRKAFGRTPTDEDVSAIYQRFMPLQIEKIAEHSALIPGALDTLAGVRAQGIKIGSCSGYPKQVMDKVVALAASNGYVADHVVATDEVPNGRPWPAQALANVIALGIDDVAACVKVDDTVPGILEGRRAGMWTVALTCSGNALGLNHEQFRALDSATLAIERQRIEAMFEGSRPHYLIDTITDLPQVIADINARLARGEMPQSH, from the coding sequence ATGAACTATCAGAACCCCACCACCCTCCAGGCCGTCATCCTCGACTGGGCCGGCACCGTGGTCGACTTCGGCTCCTTTGCCCCGACGCAGATTTTTGTCGAAGCCTTCGCCGAGTTTGGCGTACAGGTGTCCATCGAAGAAGCCCGTGGCCCGATGGGCATGGGCAAGTGGGACCACATTCGCACCCTCTGCGACCAGCCGCAGGTCGCCGAGCGATATCGCAAGGCCTTCGGCCGCACGCCGACCGACGAAGACGTGAGCGCGATCTATCAACGCTTCATGCCGCTGCAGATCGAAAAAATCGCCGAACACTCGGCCCTCATCCCAGGCGCCCTCGACACCCTCGCCGGCGTGCGTGCCCAGGGCATCAAGATCGGCTCCTGCTCCGGTTACCCCAAACAAGTGATGGACAAGGTGGTCGCCCTGGCCGCCAGCAACGGCTACGTGGCCGACCATGTGGTTGCCACCGACGAAGTGCCCAATGGCCGCCCGTGGCCGGCGCAGGCGCTGGCTAACGTGATCGCGCTGGGCATTGACGATGTGGCGGCGTGCGTGAAAGTCGACGACACGGTGCCGGGTATCCTCGAAGGCCGACGCGCAGGCATGTGGACGGTGGCGCTGACCTGTTCCGGCAACGCCCTGGGCCTGAACCATGAGCAATTCCGGGCGCTGGACAGCGCCACACTGGCCATCGAGCGCCAGCGTATCGAAGCGATGTTCGAAGGCTCACGCCCGCACTACCTGATCGACACCATTACCGATCTGCCGCAGGTGATCGCTGATATCAACGCACGCCTGGCTCGCGGAGAAATGCCGCAAAGCCACTGA
- a CDS encoding cytochrome b produces the protein MPWKNSDTRYSTMSIALHWLMVVLLAVVYACIELRGQFPKGSGARTLIVEMHFMFGLTVFVLVWLRLFARSLGVAPKIVPAPPPWQRLLATLTHFALYALMIGMPIAGWLIVSAEGHSVMFYGMELPPLIAENKSLAKEIEGWHVLFGQIGYWLIGLHALAGIFHHYVLRDNTALRMMPGGRGLASGGVESAGTFIE, from the coding sequence ATGCCGTGGAAAAATTCCGATACGCGCTACAGCACCATGTCGATTGCATTGCACTGGTTGATGGTGGTGCTGCTGGCGGTGGTCTACGCCTGCATTGAGTTGCGCGGCCAGTTCCCCAAAGGCAGCGGTGCACGCACGCTGATCGTCGAGATGCACTTTATGTTCGGCCTCACCGTGTTTGTGCTGGTGTGGCTGCGCCTGTTCGCCCGCAGCCTGGGCGTGGCGCCGAAGATCGTGCCGGCGCCGCCGCCATGGCAGCGCCTGTTGGCGACCCTGACCCACTTCGCGCTGTATGCCTTGATGATCGGCATGCCGATTGCCGGCTGGCTGATCGTCAGTGCCGAGGGGCATTCGGTGATGTTCTATGGGATGGAATTGCCGCCGCTGATCGCTGAAAACAAGTCACTGGCCAAGGAGATCGAAGGCTGGCATGTGCTGTTTGGCCAAATTGGTTACTGGCTGATCGGGCTGCATGCGTTGGCGGGAATCTTTCATCACTACGTGCTGCGCGATAACACAGCGCTGAGAATGATGCCGGGTGGGAGGGGACTTGCTTCCGGTGGCGTTGAGTCAGCGGGCACATTCATCGAGTGA
- a CDS encoding LysR substrate-binding domain-containing protein: MNLFQLRAFDAVAREGSFTRAAARLFISQPAVTGHIKALEEHYQIPLLRRTARRVELTEEGARLAAITRAIFGLVDEAQAMLEANRQLLTGRLEVAADGPHLVMPMIARLRAHYPGVTVNLRLGNAQEALAALLSEHADVAVLTEVAPRKGLYLHPLGESRICALVPVAHPWAEQTEGIALTALNEAIMVLREPGSITRRTFDDACLAADVRPRVLLELDSREAVTEAVAAELGVGVVSSMEVSQDPRVRAVPILADGLLNRHWLGCLERRRSLRLIQAFFELAP; the protein is encoded by the coding sequence ATGAACCTGTTCCAACTGCGCGCATTCGATGCGGTGGCCCGTGAGGGCAGTTTTACCCGTGCGGCCGCCCGGCTGTTCATCAGCCAGCCGGCGGTGACCGGGCACATCAAGGCGCTGGAGGAGCACTACCAGATCCCGTTGCTGCGCCGCACCGCGCGGCGGGTCGAGTTGACCGAGGAGGGCGCCCGCCTGGCGGCCATCACCCGGGCCATCTTCGGCCTGGTGGATGAGGCCCAGGCCATGCTCGAAGCCAACCGCCAATTGCTCACCGGGCGTCTGGAAGTGGCGGCGGACGGCCCGCACCTGGTGATGCCGATGATCGCCCGGCTGCGCGCCCACTATCCGGGCGTCACGGTGAATCTGCGCCTGGGTAATGCCCAGGAAGCGCTGGCGGCATTGCTGTCCGAACATGCAGACGTGGCGGTGCTGACCGAAGTGGCGCCGCGCAAAGGCCTGTACCTGCATCCCTTGGGTGAGTCACGTATTTGCGCACTGGTGCCGGTCGCGCATCCGTGGGCAGAGCAGACCGAGGGCATTGCCCTGACGGCGTTGAACGAGGCGATCATGGTGCTGCGCGAGCCCGGTTCCATCACGCGGCGTACCTTTGATGATGCGTGCCTGGCTGCGGATGTGCGACCCAGGGTGCTGCTGGAACTGGACAGCCGGGAAGCGGTGACCGAGGCGGTTGCGGCCGAGTTGGGCGTCGGGGTGGTGTCGTCGATGGAGGTCAGCCAGGACCCGCGCGTACGCGCCGTGCCGATCCTGGCCGATGGCCTGCTGAACCGGCACTGGCTCGGTTGCCTGGAGCGGCGCCGGTCGCTGCGCCTGATTCAGGCGTTTTTCGAGTTGGCGCCTTGA
- a CDS encoding 2-aminoethylphosphonate--pyruvate transaminase, with product MTPAAPLLLTPGPLTTSNRTRQAMMVDWGSWDERFNQLTASVCEHLLAIIHGADSHHCVPLQGSGTFAVEAAIGTLVPRNGKVLVLINGAYGKRLAKICEVLGRTYSIFETPEDQPTTAADVDRLLHADAAITHVALIHCETSTGILNPLAQIAEVVKRHGKRLIIDAMSSFGALPIDARQVPFDALIAASGKCLEGVPGMGFIFAEKTVLTAAQGNSHSLAMDLFDQHSYMARTGQWRFTPPTHVVAALHEALLQYHEEGGLPARHQRYATNCRTLLDGMAELRLRSFLPAAIQAPIIVTFHAPKDPRYQFTDFYERVKAKGFILYPGKLTQVDTFRVGCIGHVDTTGMRAAVEAIAEALQEMDVLDI from the coding sequence ATGACCCCTGCCGCACCACTTCTGCTGACCCCAGGCCCGCTGACCACGTCCAACCGTACCCGTCAGGCGATGATGGTGGATTGGGGTTCCTGGGATGAGCGTTTCAACCAACTCACCGCCAGCGTGTGCGAGCATTTGCTGGCGATCATCCATGGCGCCGACAGCCACCATTGCGTGCCGTTGCAAGGCAGCGGCACTTTTGCCGTCGAAGCCGCCATCGGCACCCTCGTGCCGCGTAACGGCAAGGTGCTGGTGCTGATCAACGGCGCCTACGGCAAGCGCCTGGCGAAGATCTGTGAAGTGCTCGGCCGCACGTACAGCATCTTTGAAACCCCGGAAGACCAACCCACCACCGCTGCCGATGTGGACCGTCTGCTGCACGCCGACGCGGCGATCACCCATGTCGCGCTGATCCACTGCGAAACCAGCACCGGCATTCTCAATCCGCTGGCGCAGATCGCCGAGGTGGTCAAACGCCACGGCAAGCGCTTGATCATCGACGCCATGAGTTCCTTCGGCGCGCTGCCGATCGATGCGCGCCAAGTGCCCTTCGACGCATTGATCGCAGCCTCCGGCAAATGCCTGGAAGGCGTGCCGGGCATGGGCTTTATCTTCGCCGAAAAGACCGTGCTGACCGCAGCGCAAGGTAACAGTCATTCCCTGGCAATGGACCTGTTCGACCAGCACAGCTACATGGCGCGCACCGGCCAGTGGCGCTTCACCCCGCCCACCCACGTGGTCGCCGCCCTGCACGAAGCGCTGTTGCAATACCACGAAGAAGGCGGCCTGCCCGCCCGCCACCAACGCTACGCCACCAACTGCCGCACGCTCCTGGACGGCATGGCCGAACTGCGCCTGCGCAGCTTCCTGCCGGCGGCGATCCAGGCGCCGATCATCGTCACCTTCCACGCACCGAAAGACCCGCGCTACCAGTTCACGGACTTTTACGAACGGGTCAAGGCCAAGGGTTTCATCCTCTATCCGGGCAAATTGACCCAGGTGGACACCTTCCGCGTGGGCTGTATCGGCCATGTCGATACGACCGGCATGCGCGCGGCGGTCGAGGCCATCGCCGAGGCGCTGCAGGAAATGGACGTGCTGGACATTTGA
- a CDS encoding 1-aminocyclopropane-1-carboxylate deaminase/D-cysteine desulfhydrase, with the protein MGPFDWLPRAPLEPVQLDWLNGIELAVLRLDRIDPLISGNKWFKLTEHLNQARHAGATGVISLGGSYSNHLHALAAAGKRFGFPTVGLLRGHPQDTPTVLDLRAFGMQLHWLGYGGYRARHEPDFWLPWREQYPHLHPVPEGGGGLAGALGCGVLVEQAQAQLSQLGWADYDAWWLAAGTGTTLAGLALAEAGRHIVYGALAVPDDHGVAQNVSAMVHNGYELIDASRGGFAKVDPLLLDFIERTEQASGVPLEPLYTGKTLLALKQQIEAGRFAPGARLIFIHTGGLQGRRGFNAFAGGALP; encoded by the coding sequence ATGGGCCCTTTCGACTGGCTGCCCCGCGCACCCCTTGAACCTGTGCAGCTCGATTGGCTGAACGGGATCGAGTTGGCGGTGCTGCGCCTGGACCGTATCGATCCGCTGATCAGCGGCAACAAGTGGTTCAAGCTCACCGAACACCTGAACCAGGCACGACACGCGGGGGCCACCGGGGTCATCAGCCTCGGCGGATCTTACTCCAACCATCTGCACGCACTGGCGGCGGCAGGCAAGCGCTTTGGCTTTCCAACGGTCGGCCTGTTGCGCGGCCATCCTCAAGACACACCCACCGTGCTCGACCTCAGGGCGTTCGGCATGCAATTGCATTGGCTCGGATACGGCGGCTATCGCGCACGCCATGAGCCGGATTTCTGGTTGCCTTGGCGCGAACAGTATCCCCATCTCCATCCGGTACCCGAAGGCGGCGGCGGGCTGGCCGGTGCGCTGGGCTGCGGGGTGCTGGTCGAGCAGGCGCAGGCGCAGTTGAGCCAGCTCGGTTGGGCGGATTACGACGCCTGGTGGCTGGCAGCCGGTACCGGGACGACCCTGGCCGGCTTGGCACTGGCCGAGGCGGGCAGGCATATTGTGTACGGCGCCTTGGCAGTGCCGGACGATCACGGTGTCGCGCAGAACGTAAGTGCGATGGTGCACAACGGTTACGAACTGATCGACGCCAGCCGAGGCGGCTTTGCCAAGGTCGATCCGCTGCTGCTCGATTTTATCGAACGCACCGAACAGGCCAGCGGTGTGCCGCTGGAGCCGCTCTACACCGGCAAAACGCTGCTGGCATTGAAGCAACAGATCGAGGCCGGACGCTTCGCCCCCGGCGCTCGCTTGATCTTCATCCACACCGGCGGCCTGCAAGGCCGCCGAGGTTTCAATGCCTTTGCGGGAGGGGCCTTGCCCTGA